In Aquila chrysaetos chrysaetos unplaced genomic scaffold, bAquChr1.4, whole genome shotgun sequence, one genomic interval encodes:
- the LOC115338069 gene encoding uncharacterized protein LOC115338069, which produces MDSDTVELWRSLGRSILGIRILRCLVEKLNRAGNHRLGTDSSTCKRHNRQTAVETLTITRAISEVVLALRSTEELRRLLPHLLPSLLRWASEMLGGERLLLLMSTWRELFLECHMHVEKPCRVFLSALELVLGKCMAQKWTQLLVNRGVWARLEDPLAHPGGVRLLSSVLLHAGLVSPCLVKNLLPWLGSCSVKLRVTATAFFAEISRGGRTTGTSE; this is translated from the exons ATGGACAG TGACACGGTGGAGCTGTGGAGGAGCCTGGGGAGAAGCATCCTTGGGATTCGGATCCTGAGGTGCTTAGTGGAGAAACTAAACAGAGCAGGAAACCACCGCCTGGGGACGGACTCCTCCACTTGTAAGCGGCACAACCGTCAGACGGCTGTGGAGACTCTGACG ATCACCCGTGCCATCTCCGAGGTGGTGCTTGCCCTGAGGAGCACGGAGGAGCTCAGGCGACTGcttccccacctccttcccagcctcctcAGGTGGGCCAGTGAAATGCTGGGTGGGGAGAGGCTGCTTTTGCTCATGAGCACCTGGAGAGAACTGTTCCTCGAGTGCCACATGCACGTGGAGAAGCCGTGCAG GGTTTTCCTTTCAGCTCTAGAGTTGGTGCTGGGCAAATGCATGGCGCAGAAATGGACGCAGCTGCTCGTGAATCGGGGAGTGTGGGCTCGCCTGGAAGACCCCCTGGCTCACCCTGGGGGGGTGCGTCTCCTGAGCAG CGTCCTGCTCCACGCTGGGCTCGTCTCCCCCTGTCTGGTGAAGAACCTCTTGCCGTGGCTGGGTTCCTGCTCAGTTAAACTGCGGGTGACAGCTACAGCTTTCTTTGCTGAG ATCTCTCGGGGCGGCAGGACGACAGGGACCTCCGAGTGA
- the LOC115338070 gene encoding maestro heat-like repeat-containing protein family member 2A, with protein sequence MAWATEIPLLLQYLEGRTESSLASAEWERRVLKFLRASLEPVEDKAWTVGLSQELSQRLGSSAAGSWEKLFLYKALGTVLAACQDLRHVQGQVLRFLQETNPVELSEAKGMISVVSHAAESHFYLLLGTLTMFSAAFTRGWAYQASTGWKRMGFGTWWIRATQLGQLQRLLACLLALLACSHVAPDLTAAGAGDEGVGHGVTLCPFLKAEGWEQEPAYSGMALHAPKEQLLACVDKEIMGNILRLSRDKQRVGAQGA encoded by the exons ATGGCGTGGGCGACCGAGatccccctcctgctgcagtaCCTGGAAG GAAGAACTGAGAGCTCGCTGGCCTCTGCAGAGTGGGAGCGCCGTGTGCTTAAG TTTCTGCGAGCGTCGCTGGAGCCCGTCGAGGACAAGGCCTGGACCGTAGGCCTGAGCCAGGAGCTGAGCCAGCggctgggcagctctgctgccggCTCCTGGGAGAAG cttttcctgtACAAGGCTCTTGGGACGGTGCTGGCAGCTTGTCAGGACCTCAGACACGTCCAAGGGCAGGTGCTGAGGTTCCTCCAGGAGACCAACCCTGTGGAGCTGTCTGAGGCCAAG GGAATGATTTCTGTTGTGTCCCACGCTGCCGAGAGCCACTTCTACCTGCTCTTGGGCACGCTGACTATGTTCTCTGCCGCTTTCACCAGAGGCTGGGCCTACCAGGCTTCCACGGGCTGGAAG AGGATGGGGTTTGGCACCTGGTGGATCAGAGCCacccagctggggcagctgcagcGGTTGCTTGCgtgcttgcttgctttgcttgcttgcaGCCACGTTGCCCCGGACTtaactgcagcaggagctggtgaCGAGGGGGTGGGGCACGGTGTAACACTCTGCCCCTTCCTCAAAGctgagggctgggagcaggagcctg CCTACAGCGGCATGGCGCTGCACGCCCCCAAGGAGCAGCTGCTCGCCTGTGTGGATAAAGAAATCATGGGCAACATCCTGAGGCTCTCCAGAGATAAACAGAGGGTAGGAGCACAGGGCGCGTAG